A genomic region of Limimonas halophila contains the following coding sequences:
- a CDS encoding EF-hand domain-containing protein, whose protein sequence is MTHRKKVLRPAVAATLALGLVGGPGVAVAGEHGKKGGGAMPPVFDKADADNDGAVTVEEVRAFADQHVANLDADGNGTISQDEVRAHMKQMHHLRRMARFDQLDADGDGMVSKKEFAKAAPARMGKRGKHGGPMGRGMFKRLDANEDGALQKVEVTSGILRMFARADADGNGSVTREEARQSMQRGHGKRGGMGQGHGKRQGDDKGACNGKRRGGQQ, encoded by the coding sequence ATGACGCACCGCAAGAAGGTGCTGCGCCCCGCCGTCGCGGCGACCCTCGCCCTTGGTCTTGTCGGCGGCCCGGGTGTGGCCGTCGCGGGGGAGCACGGCAAGAAGGGTGGCGGCGCGATGCCGCCCGTTTTCGACAAGGCGGACGCCGACAACGACGGGGCCGTGACGGTGGAGGAGGTGCGCGCCTTCGCCGACCAGCATGTCGCGAACCTCGATGCCGACGGCAACGGCACCATCAGCCAGGATGAGGTCCGCGCCCACATGAAGCAGATGCACCATCTGCGCCGCATGGCGCGCTTCGACCAACTGGACGCCGACGGCGATGGCATGGTGTCGAAGAAGGAGTTCGCCAAGGCCGCGCCCGCCCGCATGGGCAAGCGCGGGAAGCACGGCGGCCCCATGGGCCGCGGCATGTTCAAGCGGCTGGACGCCAACGAGGACGGCGCGCTTCAGAAAGTCGAGGTCACGTCCGGCATCCTTCGCATGTTCGCTCGCGCGGACGCTGATGGGAACGGCAGCGTCACCCGCGAGGAGGCGCGCCAAAGCATGCAGCGCGGCCACGGCAAGCGCGGTGGCATGGGCCAGGGTCACGGCAAGCGGCAAGGCGACGACAAGGGTGCGTGCAACGGCAAGCGCCGTGGCGGTCAGCAGTAA
- a CDS encoding aspartate/glutamate racemase family protein, with protein sequence MPIYRTRPGALAYGFRLGVLAIDCEQPFVPGDAGNASTWPWPVLYHRIEGCSIQRLVLEGDRTLEPTVVDAARALEGEGVDAIISNCGFLARFQNAVARAVNVPVGLSALLQVPPVLAFTGGGLVGVITASAATLSRELLDAAGIPRDAPVPVYGMEDYPAFAEPFLSDCGWVDTDALAAAADDLGRRMAAAHPDLTALVLECAVLPPYAHVFEAAAGVPVYDAVTLGRFLVSGTGHAPPSGTY encoded by the coding sequence ATGCCGATCTATCGCACGCGCCCGGGTGCGCTCGCCTATGGCTTCCGCCTGGGCGTCCTCGCCATCGACTGCGAGCAGCCCTTCGTGCCCGGCGATGCCGGCAACGCCAGCACCTGGCCCTGGCCCGTGCTGTACCACCGCATCGAGGGCTGCTCGATCCAGCGCCTGGTTCTGGAAGGCGACCGCACGCTGGAGCCCACTGTCGTGGATGCCGCGCGCGCCCTGGAAGGCGAGGGCGTCGACGCGATCATCTCCAACTGCGGCTTCCTGGCGCGCTTCCAGAACGCCGTGGCGCGGGCCGTCAATGTGCCCGTGGGCCTCTCGGCGCTGCTCCAGGTGCCGCCGGTGCTGGCCTTCACGGGCGGCGGCCTCGTGGGCGTGATCACGGCTTCGGCGGCCACGCTGTCGCGGGAACTGCTCGACGCCGCCGGCATTCCCCGCGACGCCCCCGTGCCCGTCTACGGCATGGAGGACTACCCGGCCTTCGCGGAGCCCTTCCTGTCCGATTGCGGCTGGGTGGATACCGACGCCCTGGCGGCGGCGGCGGACGATCTGGGCCGGCGCATGGCGGCGGCGCACCCGGACCTGACAGCGCTGGTGCTGGAATGCGCGGTGCTGCCGCCCTACGCCCACGTCTTCGAGGCCGCCGCGGGCGTGCCGGTCTACGACGCCGTCACGCTCGGCCGCTTCCTCGTCTCCGGCACCGGCCACGCGCCGCCGAGCGGGACGTACTGA
- a CDS encoding aminotransferase encodes MQADRQQLETMDRGSMLHPFTNLRTFSGGQMPERVMTGGSGCHVYDADGRDLLDAFAGLYCVNIGYGRTEIADAIAEQARELAYYHAYAGTGSEPAIRLADRLKAMAPGKMSRVFFGMSGSDANETQAKIVWYYNNVRGRPEKKKIISRQRAYHGSTVVSGSMTGLPIFHKAFDLPVPQVKHTTTPHAYWNAEAGMSERDFARKCADDLDAMIQAEGPQTVAAFIGEPVLGTGGLIPPPEGYWQEIQKVLKKHDVLLIADEVVCGFGRLGTEFGCTMYGIEPDLVTVAKGLTSAYQPLSAAIVSAEIAEVLEQGSEQFGTFAHGYTYTAHPTCAAAGMANLDLLARENVTQHVADVGPYLNQRMQETFADDPLVGEVRGVGMLAALEFVADKANRKPFDPAIGVGKRISAAAFEENMIARAMPHGDILGFAPPLVLTRDEADDVVARTKRAVDRVRDELTREGITIAA; translated from the coding sequence ATGCAGGCCGATCGCCAACAGCTGGAGACGATGGACCGCGGGTCCATGCTCCACCCCTTCACCAACCTGCGCACCTTCTCCGGCGGCCAGATGCCCGAGCGCGTGATGACGGGCGGCTCCGGCTGCCACGTCTATGACGCCGACGGCCGCGACCTGCTGGACGCCTTCGCCGGGCTGTACTGCGTCAACATCGGCTACGGGCGCACCGAGATCGCCGACGCCATCGCCGAGCAGGCGCGCGAGCTGGCCTACTACCACGCCTACGCCGGGACGGGCAGCGAGCCGGCCATCCGCCTCGCCGACCGGCTGAAGGCCATGGCGCCGGGCAAGATGTCGCGCGTCTTCTTCGGCATGTCCGGCTCGGACGCCAACGAGACCCAGGCCAAGATCGTCTGGTACTACAACAACGTCCGCGGCCGGCCCGAGAAGAAGAAGATCATCTCGCGCCAGCGCGCCTACCACGGCAGCACGGTGGTGTCGGGCTCGATGACGGGCCTGCCCATCTTCCACAAGGCGTTCGACCTGCCCGTGCCGCAGGTGAAGCACACCACCACGCCGCACGCCTACTGGAATGCCGAAGCGGGCATGAGCGAGCGCGACTTCGCCCGCAAGTGCGCCGACGACCTGGACGCCATGATCCAGGCGGAGGGCCCGCAGACGGTCGCGGCCTTCATCGGCGAGCCGGTGCTGGGCACGGGCGGCCTGATCCCGCCGCCGGAGGGCTACTGGCAGGAGATCCAGAAGGTGCTGAAGAAGCACGACGTGCTGCTGATCGCCGACGAGGTCGTGTGCGGCTTCGGGCGCCTGGGCACCGAGTTCGGCTGCACCATGTACGGCATCGAGCCGGACCTCGTGACCGTCGCCAAGGGCCTGACCAGCGCCTACCAGCCGCTGTCGGCGGCCATCGTCAGCGCCGAGATCGCCGAGGTGCTGGAGCAGGGCTCGGAGCAATTCGGCACCTTCGCCCACGGCTACACCTACACGGCGCACCCGACCTGCGCCGCCGCAGGCATGGCCAACCTGGACCTGCTGGCGCGGGAAAACGTGACGCAGCACGTCGCCGACGTGGGCCCCTACCTGAACCAGCGCATGCAGGAGACCTTCGCCGACGATCCGCTCGTAGGCGAGGTGCGCGGCGTCGGCATGCTGGCGGCGCTGGAGTTCGTCGCCGACAAGGCCAACCGCAAGCCCTTCGACCCCGCGATCGGCGTGGGCAAGCGCATCAGCGCCGCGGCGTTCGAGGAGAACATGATCGCCCGCGCCATGCCGCACGGCGACATCCTGGGCTTCGCGCCGCCGCTGGTGCTCACACGCGACGAGGCGGACGACGTGGTCGCCCGCACCAAGCGCGCCGTGGACCGCGTGCGCGACGAGCTGACCCGCGAGGGCATCACGATCGCGGCGTAA
- a CDS encoding NAD-dependent succinate-semialdehyde dehydrogenase has protein sequence MASPAERPEQPAGLRAMLGDSELVREQAYLAGVWCDADSGETVSVTNPADGAEIGRVPAMGAGETERAIAAAQAAFPAWSERTARERGRILRRWFEAMMDHQEDLARLMTLEQGKPLAEARGEIAYAASFLEWFAEEGPRAYGETIPAHNAGAESICVREPIGVVAAITPWNFPSAMLTRKAGAALAAGCPVVARPASETPFSALALAVLAERAGVPAGTFSVLTGSGRAFAGAVMDSDAVRAVSFTGSTEVGRQLISQSGATVKRMELELGGHAPFLAFDDVDVDRAVQGAVQAKFQTTGQDCLAANRILVQRGVYDAFCERFAHRVAALNLGAGLDSGVDQGPLINADAVAKCEEHVADAVARGARCLTGGSVDNSLGPRFFQPTVLADVPPDAKIFQEETFGPVAAVAAFDTEDEAIARANSTPYGLASYVYTPDLGRAWRVTRGLAFGMVGVNAAKITGAPIPFGGVKQSGLGREGSRHGLEAFTELKYVCLGSWQT, from the coding sequence ATGGCGAGTCCGGCGGAACGCCCCGAGCAGCCGGCGGGGCTGCGCGCCATGCTCGGCGACAGCGAGCTGGTGCGCGAGCAGGCCTATCTGGCGGGCGTCTGGTGCGACGCCGACAGCGGCGAGACGGTGTCCGTCACCAACCCGGCGGACGGCGCGGAAATCGGCCGCGTTCCCGCGATGGGCGCGGGCGAGACCGAGCGCGCCATCGCCGCCGCCCAGGCCGCCTTCCCGGCGTGGTCCGAGCGCACGGCCCGCGAGCGCGGGCGCATCCTGCGCCGCTGGTTCGAGGCCATGATGGACCACCAGGAGGATCTGGCGCGGCTGATGACCCTGGAGCAGGGCAAGCCGCTGGCCGAGGCGCGCGGCGAGATCGCCTACGCCGCCAGCTTCCTGGAGTGGTTCGCCGAGGAGGGCCCGCGCGCCTACGGCGAAACCATCCCGGCCCACAACGCCGGCGCGGAGAGCATCTGCGTGCGCGAGCCCATCGGCGTCGTGGCGGCGATCACGCCCTGGAACTTCCCCAGCGCCATGCTCACCCGCAAGGCGGGCGCGGCGCTGGCGGCGGGCTGTCCCGTGGTCGCGCGGCCGGCGAGCGAGACGCCCTTCTCCGCCCTGGCCCTGGCGGTGCTGGCGGAGCGCGCGGGCGTGCCCGCGGGCACCTTCTCGGTGCTCACCGGCTCCGGGCGCGCCTTCGCGGGGGCCGTGATGGATTCCGACGCCGTGCGCGCGGTGAGCTTCACCGGCTCCACCGAGGTCGGGCGCCAGCTGATCAGCCAGTCGGGCGCCACGGTTAAGCGCATGGAGCTGGAGCTGGGCGGCCACGCCCCCTTCCTGGCGTTCGACGACGTGGACGTGGACAGGGCCGTGCAGGGCGCGGTCCAGGCCAAGTTCCAGACCACCGGGCAGGACTGCCTGGCCGCCAACCGCATCCTCGTCCAGCGCGGCGTCTACGACGCCTTCTGCGAGCGCTTCGCCCACCGCGTCGCCGCACTCAACCTGGGCGCCGGCCTGGACTCGGGCGTCGACCAGGGCCCGCTCATCAACGCCGACGCCGTCGCCAAGTGCGAGGAGCACGTCGCCGATGCCGTGGCGCGCGGGGCGCGCTGCCTGACCGGCGGCAGCGTCGACAACAGCCTGGGTCCGCGCTTCTTCCAGCCCACGGTGCTGGCGGACGTGCCGCCGGACGCGAAGATCTTCCAGGAGGAGACCTTCGGGCCGGTGGCCGCGGTCGCGGCCTTCGACACCGAGGACGAGGCCATCGCGCGCGCCAACAGCACGCCCTACGGCCTGGCGTCCTACGTCTACACGCCCGACCTGGGCCGCGCCTGGCGCGTGACGCGCGGGCTGGCCTTCGGCATGGTCGGCGTGAACGCCGCCAAGATCACGGGCGCGCCCATCCCCTTCGGCGGCGTCAAGCAGTCGGGCCTGGGCCGCGAGGGCAGCCGGCACGGCCTGGAGGCGTTCACCGAGCTGAAGTACGTCTGTCTCGGTAGCTGGCAGACGTAG
- the ald gene encoding alanine dehydrogenase, with product MRIGTPREIKPEENRVGLVPASVRELTRRGHEVVIESGAGAGIGIGDEAYRAAGAKIAADADELFDNVELIVKVKEPQPVEVGRLTPRHTLFTFLHLAAEPALTRGLMDSGATGIALETVTDDHGALPLLAPMSEIAGSMGAQVAARCMEAHEGGRGLLMGGTPGTPPAQVTVIGGGMAGSNAAQVAMGMGAEVTILDTSLPRLRELRGTFGPHVKLIHATADTVEHQVTESDVVIGAVLVPGAAAPRLIDRSTLAKMRPGAVLVDIAIDQGGCFATSQPTTHAEPTYTVDGIVHYAVTNMPGAVPRTSAFALNAAMTPYVLALADKGPTAAMQADPGLAEGLNVHKGAVVNRAVARALDLPQHANPMLHDQREAA from the coding sequence ATGCGGATCGGGACGCCGAGGGAAATCAAACCGGAAGAGAACCGCGTCGGGCTGGTCCCGGCGAGCGTGCGCGAACTCACGCGCCGCGGCCACGAGGTCGTGATCGAAAGCGGCGCGGGTGCCGGCATCGGCATCGGCGACGAGGCCTATCGCGCCGCCGGCGCGAAGATCGCCGCCGACGCCGACGAGCTGTTCGACAACGTCGAGCTGATCGTCAAGGTGAAGGAGCCGCAGCCCGTCGAGGTCGGCCGCCTAACGCCGCGCCACACACTCTTCACCTTCCTGCACCTGGCCGCCGAGCCGGCGCTGACGCGCGGCCTCATGGACAGCGGCGCCACCGGCATCGCGCTGGAGACGGTCACCGACGACCACGGCGCCCTGCCCCTGCTGGCCCCGATGAGCGAGATCGCGGGCAGCATGGGCGCCCAGGTCGCCGCGCGCTGCATGGAGGCGCACGAGGGCGGTCGCGGGCTGCTTATGGGCGGCACGCCGGGCACGCCGCCGGCGCAGGTCACCGTCATCGGCGGCGGCATGGCGGGGAGCAACGCCGCCCAGGTCGCCATGGGCATGGGTGCGGAGGTCACCATCCTCGACACCAGCCTGCCGCGCCTGCGCGAGCTGCGCGGCACCTTCGGCCCGCACGTGAAGCTGATCCACGCCACCGCCGACACCGTCGAGCACCAGGTCACCGAGAGCGACGTCGTCATCGGCGCGGTGCTCGTGCCGGGCGCCGCCGCCCCGCGCCTGATCGACCGCTCCACGCTGGCGAAGATGCGCCCGGGCGCGGTGCTGGTGGACATCGCCATCGACCAGGGCGGCTGCTTCGCCACCAGCCAGCCGACCACGCACGCCGAGCCCACCTACACCGTGGACGGCATCGTCCACTACGCCGTCACCAACATGCCGGGCGCGGTGCCGCGCACCTCGGCCTTCGCCCTCAACGCCGCGATGACGCCCTACGTCCTGGCGCTGGCGGACAAGGGCCCGACCGCGGCCATGCAGGCCGATCCGGGCCTCGCCGAGGGCCTGAACGTCCACAAGGGGGCGGTGGTCAACCGCGCGGTGGCGCGGGCGCTCGACCTGCCCCAGCATGCCAACCCCATGCTGCACGACCAGCGGGAGGCCGCGTGA
- a CDS encoding Lrp/AsnC family transcriptional regulator: protein MTGGTQPRLDALDLRILTVLQREGRITKLRLADAVGLSPSPCHERVKRLERAGYVRGYHADIDLDRLVSAATIFVEVTLAKHAAHDFERFEATIMEIPEIVACHAIGGGMDYLLQVVARDMGHYQQLIEDLLARDIGIERYFTYVVTKAIKQTQPPLDTLLRQPADTGSTV from the coding sequence ATGACCGGCGGCACGCAGCCCAGGCTGGACGCGCTCGACCTGCGCATCCTGACGGTGTTGCAGCGGGAGGGGCGGATCACGAAGCTCCGCCTCGCCGATGCCGTGGGGCTGTCGCCCAGCCCGTGCCACGAGCGCGTCAAGCGCCTGGAGCGCGCCGGCTACGTCCGCGGCTACCACGCCGACATCGACCTCGACCGCCTCGTTTCGGCGGCGACCATCTTCGTCGAGGTCACGCTGGCCAAACACGCCGCCCACGACTTCGAGCGCTTCGAAGCCACGATCATGGAGATTCCCGAGATCGTGGCCTGCCACGCCATCGGCGGCGGCATGGACTACCTGCTCCAGGTGGTCGCGCGCGACATGGGCCATTACCAGCAGCTGATCGAGGACCTGCTGGCGCGCGACATCGGCATCGAGCGCTATTTCACCTACGTCGTCACCAAGGCGATCAAGCAGACGCAGCCGCCGCTCGACACCCTGCTCCGCCAACCCGCCGACACCGGGTCGACCGTCTGA
- a CDS encoding succinylglutamate desuccinylase/aspartoacylase family protein, whose translation MDMSASGYHPYADELPPRVTATVDWSAEGKQHGHLNVPYSSNESAWGAVRVPITLIQRFADNLGNAVMLTGGNHGDEFEGPIALSKLARELRPEDVNGRVIIIPALNPPAVRAATRVSPLDGVNMNRAFPGARTGTVTQMICHYVTSTLLPMVDGVLDLHAGGKTLSFEPLAAMHYLHDQRQFQRNLDTLKAINAPHSLIIDELDAEGEIDGVVEGAGKVFVFTELGGGGTATPNSIALAERCARNMLNHFEITQADGHGSPAAQPRTRMMDTPDANSYVIADDNGLLEPLVDLGEQVEAGQPVARIHNIEKTAAEPAVYHAGRSGMLIGRRWPGVANSGDCLGVIAIDTDR comes from the coding sequence ATGGATATGAGCGCATCGGGGTATCACCCCTACGCGGACGAACTGCCGCCACGCGTCACAGCGACCGTGGACTGGAGCGCGGAGGGCAAGCAGCACGGCCACCTGAACGTCCCCTACTCGTCGAACGAGTCCGCGTGGGGCGCGGTGCGGGTGCCGATCACACTGATCCAGCGCTTCGCCGACAACCTCGGCAACGCGGTCATGCTCACCGGCGGCAACCACGGTGACGAGTTCGAGGGTCCCATCGCGCTGAGCAAGCTCGCCCGCGAGCTGCGGCCGGAGGACGTGAACGGCCGCGTCATCATCATTCCCGCCCTCAACCCGCCGGCGGTCCGCGCGGCCACGCGCGTCTCGCCGCTGGACGGCGTGAACATGAACCGCGCCTTCCCCGGCGCCCGGACGGGCACGGTGACGCAGATGATCTGCCACTACGTCACCAGCACCCTCCTGCCGATGGTCGACGGCGTCCTGGACCTCCACGCGGGCGGCAAGACGCTGTCGTTCGAGCCGCTGGCGGCGATGCACTACCTGCACGACCAGCGCCAGTTCCAGCGCAACCTGGACACGCTCAAGGCCATCAACGCCCCGCACTCCCTCATCATCGACGAACTCGACGCCGAGGGCGAGATCGACGGCGTCGTCGAGGGCGCGGGCAAGGTCTTCGTCTTCACCGAACTGGGCGGCGGCGGCACCGCCACCCCGAACAGCATCGCCCTGGCCGAGCGCTGTGCGCGCAACATGCTCAACCACTTCGAGATCACGCAGGCCGACGGGCACGGCAGCCCGGCGGCGCAGCCGCGCACGCGCATGATGGATACGCCCGACGCCAACTCCTACGTCATCGCCGACGACAACGGCCTGCTGGAGCCGCTGGTGGACCTGGGCGAGCAGGTGGAAGCCGGGCAACCGGTCGCGCGCATCCACAACATCGAAAAGACCGCCGCCGAGCCCGCCGTTTACCACGCCGGGCGCTCGGGCATGCTGATCGGCCGGCGCTGGCCCGGCGTCGCCAACTCGGGCGACTGCCTGGGCGTGATCGCGATCGACACCGACCGCTGA
- a CDS encoding TRAP transporter substrate-binding protein, translating to MRKRFSFTATAGLAALALAAGFAAPAKDAQAETWKFALEEVDGSVQDAFAEKFAELVKEKSGGDITVSIFPYGQLGTSGDLTELVQTNAVQITNASPGHLGSVVEEMQVFSIPYLLSQNDEATKKVLDSADVIYDDLGDSLRKKGLEILTMYPEGEMVWTANKKITKPADFDGFKMRTMTSPLLTEAYKSFGATPTPMAYGEVYSALQLGTIDGQVNPIFAIQEMKFYEVQSHMIWAGQQEFTTSVVTGNDWYNGLSEEKRQILDESIEEATDYIFPKQREYNKERLEKIKEAKPELEMIRLSEEQRDVFRERAEQVRDKYVEMTGEDGKRILEKLTKAFEDAEAEVTN from the coding sequence ATGCGTAAGCGCTTTTCGTTCACTGCCACGGCCGGTCTCGCCGCGCTCGCGCTGGCGGCCGGGTTCGCCGCGCCCGCCAAGGACGCGCAGGCCGAAACCTGGAAGTTCGCCCTCGAGGAGGTCGACGGCAGCGTTCAGGACGCCTTCGCCGAAAAGTTCGCGGAGCTGGTGAAGGAGAAGTCCGGCGGTGACATCACCGTCAGCATCTTCCCCTACGGCCAGCTCGGCACCTCGGGCGATCTGACGGAGCTGGTGCAGACCAACGCCGTCCAGATCACCAACGCCTCGCCCGGCCACCTCGGCTCGGTCGTCGAGGAGATGCAGGTCTTCTCCATCCCCTATCTGCTCTCCCAGAACGACGAGGCGACCAAGAAGGTCCTCGATTCCGCCGACGTGATCTACGACGATCTCGGCGATTCCCTGCGCAAGAAGGGCCTGGAGATCCTGACCATGTATCCCGAGGGGGAGATGGTCTGGACCGCCAACAAGAAGATCACGAAGCCCGCGGACTTCGACGGCTTCAAGATGCGGACGATGACCTCGCCGCTGCTGACCGAGGCCTACAAGTCCTTCGGCGCCACGCCGACCCCCATGGCCTATGGTGAGGTCTACTCCGCGCTGCAGCTCGGCACGATCGACGGCCAGGTGAACCCGATCTTCGCGATCCAGGAGATGAAGTTCTACGAGGTCCAGAGTCACATGATCTGGGCCGGCCAGCAGGAGTTCACCACCTCCGTCGTGACAGGGAACGACTGGTACAATGGTCTTTCCGAGGAGAAGCGCCAGATCCTCGACGAGTCCATCGAAGAGGCGACGGACTACATCTTCCCCAAGCAGCGCGAGTACAACAAGGAGCGCCTGGAGAAGATCAAGGAAGCCAAGCCGGAGCTCGAGATGATCCGGCTGTCCGAGGAGCAGCGCGACGTCTTCCGCGAGCGTGCCGAGCAGGTGCGTGACAAGTACGTCGAGATGACCGGCGAGGACGGCAAGCGCATCCTCGAGAAGCTCACCAAGGCGTTCGAGGACGCCGAGGCCGAGGTGACCAACTAA
- a CDS encoding PLP-dependent aminotransferase family protein codes for MTEWQPDIEGRPGPRYRAIADAVVEAVDAGNLAPGTRLPTHRRLAQRLDVSVHTVSQAYAELSRRGYVAGETGRGTFVQWPRRELTGTSVTEQRQAGVLDLSVVRPVTGPVHSQRLRAAYAALAADSDHTSMLACRPIAGLPPHREAGARWLGRLGVKVPADNVLVCNGAAHGLTVALATLVEPGDIVLTESLTDHGTIALANVLHFRLRGVAMDGEGMRPDALEQACATQRVKAIVLTPNLQNPTTATMSAERRAAIAEIAARHGVVVIENDVFRPLLSEAPAPVWAHAPEWVCYLTTFTKSVMPGLRVGYLTAASPLQHRMAARLRATSWMANPLTAEIAMRWLDDGTIEELIAWQRREMTRRNARARELLAGYTFAGQREGLHIWLDLPEPWRADNFAQQVRLRDVAVTTLEPFVVGLGGEPHAVRLCLGALLDDDEVERALTTITEVLAVGPEPAYLNV; via the coding sequence ATGACAGAATGGCAACCGGATATCGAGGGACGGCCGGGACCGCGCTACCGCGCCATCGCCGACGCGGTTGTCGAGGCCGTCGACGCGGGGAATCTGGCGCCGGGAACCCGGTTGCCGACGCACCGCCGGCTCGCCCAGCGGCTGGACGTCAGCGTCCACACCGTCTCGCAAGCCTACGCCGAACTGTCCCGCCGGGGTTACGTCGCAGGTGAAACCGGGCGCGGAACCTTCGTGCAGTGGCCGCGGCGCGAACTGACCGGCACCTCCGTCACCGAACAGCGCCAGGCAGGGGTGCTCGACCTCTCGGTGGTGCGGCCCGTCACCGGCCCGGTGCACAGCCAGCGCCTGCGCGCGGCCTACGCGGCGCTGGCGGCGGACAGCGACCACACCAGCATGCTGGCCTGCCGGCCCATCGCCGGGCTGCCGCCGCACCGCGAAGCTGGGGCGCGCTGGCTCGGCCGGCTCGGCGTGAAGGTGCCCGCGGACAACGTCCTCGTTTGCAACGGCGCGGCGCACGGGCTGACGGTGGCGCTGGCCACACTCGTGGAGCCGGGCGACATCGTGCTCACGGAATCGTTAACGGATCACGGCACGATCGCGCTCGCTAACGTGCTGCACTTCCGGCTGCGCGGTGTGGCTATGGACGGCGAAGGCATGCGCCCGGATGCGCTGGAGCAGGCCTGCGCCACGCAGCGCGTGAAGGCCATCGTGCTCACGCCGAACCTGCAGAACCCCACCACGGCGACGATGAGCGCCGAGCGCCGCGCGGCCATCGCCGAGATCGCGGCGCGCCACGGCGTCGTCGTCATCGAGAACGACGTCTTCCGCCCGCTGCTGAGCGAGGCGCCGGCGCCGGTGTGGGCGCACGCGCCGGAGTGGGTGTGCTACCTGACCACCTTCACGAAGAGCGTCATGCCCGGGCTGCGTGTGGGCTACCTCACCGCGGCGAGCCCGCTCCAGCACCGCATGGCCGCGCGGCTGCGCGCGACGAGCTGGATGGCGAATCCGCTCACGGCCGAGATCGCCATGCGCTGGCTGGACGACGGCACGATCGAGGAGCTGATCGCCTGGCAGCGGCGCGAAATGACCCGCCGCAACGCCCGCGCCCGCGAGCTGCTGGCCGGCTACACCTTCGCCGGGCAGCGCGAGGGGCTGCACATCTGGCTGGACCTGCCGGAGCCCTGGCGCGCCGACAACTTCGCCCAGCAGGTGCGCCTGCGCGACGTGGCCGTGACCACGCTGGAGCCCTTCGTCGTCGGCCTGGGCGGGGAGCCGCACGCCGTGCGCCTGTGCCTGGGCGCGCTGCTGGACGACGACGAGGTGGAGCGCGCGCTGACCACGATAACCGAGGTGCTCGCGGTGGGCCCGGAGCCCGCCTATCTGAACGTGTGA
- a CDS encoding TRAP transporter small permease, with translation MESQLSVSRPRSKGALSALVRVLGFVDTAIGHLEAVLLGLGILLMAGNTVANVVGRTVFEQSIFFSEELNQFLIVLVTFVGAGYAARHGRHIRMSALYDQLNHLGRKILMVVICAGTAAVMFFLAYYSAVYVIDVAQGGEVTSSLRLPVYWTLLWIPVGLTITGIQYVLTLVRNLISEDVYVSFSQVDAYEDPEAHTGADASV, from the coding sequence ATGGAATCACAGCTTTCGGTGTCGCGGCCGCGGTCCAAGGGTGCCCTGAGCGCCCTCGTCCGGGTGCTGGGTTTCGTGGACACGGCGATCGGCCATCTGGAAGCCGTGCTGCTCGGCCTCGGCATCCTGCTGATGGCGGGCAACACGGTCGCCAACGTCGTCGGGCGCACGGTCTTCGAGCAGTCGATCTTCTTCTCGGAAGAGCTGAACCAGTTCCTGATCGTCCTGGTGACCTTCGTGGGCGCCGGCTACGCTGCCCGCCACGGCCGGCACATCCGCATGTCGGCGCTGTACGATCAGCTCAATCACCTCGGCCGCAAGATCCTCATGGTCGTCATCTGCGCGGGCACGGCGGCGGTGATGTTCTTCCTGGCCTATTACTCGGCCGTGTATGTGATCGACGTGGCCCAAGGCGGGGAGGTGACGTCTTCGCTGCGGCTTCCGGTCTACTGGACGCTGCTGTGGATTCCGGTGGGGCTGACGATCACCGGCATCCAATACGTGCTCACGCTGGTTCGCAACCTGATTTCCGAGGACGTCTACGTCTCCTTCTCGCAGGTTGACGCCTACGAGGACCCGGAAGCCCATACCGGCGCGGACGCATCGGTTTAA